Proteins from a single region of Trichomycterus rosablanca isolate fTriRos1 chromosome 16, fTriRos1.hap1, whole genome shotgun sequence:
- the ndufa2 gene encoding NADH dehydrogenase [ubiquinone] 1 alpha subcomplex subunit 2 yields the protein MAAAAVRIIGSNLSKNLREIRLHFCQNQPSSQGVRDFVRDHYVTLKKANPEFPILIRECSGVQPRLWTRYAFGKEQKVALDNMTAEQVAKALENAANMKP from the exons atggcggcggcggcggtgaGGATAATCGGATCTAATCTGAGTAAGAACCTGAGAGAGATCAGACTGCACTTCTGTCAGAATCAGCCCTCCAGCCAGGGAGTCCG ggattTTGTACGTGATCACTATGTGACTCTGAAGAAAGCGAATCCTGAGTTTCCAATCCTGATCAGAGAATGTTCTGGAGTTCAGCCGCGACTGTGGACTCGATACG cgtTCGGTAAGGAGCAGAAGGTGGCGCTGGACAACATGACCGCTGAGCAGGTCGCTAAAGCTCTAGAAAATGCTGCTAACATGAAACCCTGA
- the arsib gene encoding arylsulfatase I codes for MFSSLCVLCSLLDLSAGRWDWTKVEINDAGYRGAFKPKPPPHIIFILTDDQGFNDVGYHNAALHTPTLDKLAAEGVRLENYYVQPLCTPSRSQLITGRYQIHTGLQHSIIRPRQPSCIPESVSTLPQRLQEAGYSTHMVGKWHLGFYRKHCLPTRRGFHTFFGSLTGSVDYYTFQSCDGKALCGFDLHDGESVAWNRTGKYATHLYTQRVRKILAMHDPAEPIFIFLSLQAAHAPLKPPKPYIYPYRGMGNVPRRKYAATISVVDEAVRNITYALRKYGYYRNSVIVFSSDNGAQPFTGGSNWPLRGRKGTYWEGGVRGVGFIHSPLIRHKRRISKELIHITDWFPTLVRLAGGNVSQEQNLDGFDIWPVISENKASARFEILHNIDPLHRQGFRFPQGGKGIWDTAVQAAIRVGDWKLLTGDPGHADWIPPQVLTGFPTGWWNLERKSSEEEKKSVWLFNITADPCERNDLAEKRPDVVKKLLLRLALYNSTAVPIRYPPDDPRADPQKNGGAWRPWVKDEENEVNWDGVYYKRGLNRKRKKCRLCKIQSFFKKLNRKILVNRI; via the exons ATGTTCTCATCTCTGTGTGTCctctgctctctgctggacctGAGCGCCGGACGCTGGGACTGGACGAAGGTGGAGATTAATGATGCTGGATACAGAGGAGCGTTTAAACCCAAACCTCCTCCTCACATCATCTTCATCCTGACCGATGATCAGGGCTTTAACGACGTGGGCTATCACAACGCGGCCCTGCACACCCCCACCCTGGATAAACTGGCTGCTGAGGGGGTGCGGCTGGAGAACTATTACGTTCAGCCGCTGTGTACGCCGTCACGTAGCCAGCTCATCACCGGCAG GTATCAGATCCACACCGGACTGCAGCACTCCATCATCCGTCCCCGTCAGCCGAGCTGCATCCCTGAGAGCGTCTCCACCCTCCCACAGCGCCTCCAGGAGGCCGGATACTCCACTCACATGGTGGGGAAGTGGCACCTGGGCTTCTACCGTAAACACTGCCTGCCCACGCGCCGCGGCTTCCACACCTTCTTCGGGTCGCTCACAGGAAGTGTGGATTATTACACCTTCCAGTCGTGCGATGGAAAAGCGCTGTGCGGCTTCGACCTGCACGACGGCGAGTCCGTGGCCTGGAACCGGACGGGGAAGTACGCCACGCACCTGTACACGCAGAGGGTGCGCAAAATATTAGCCATGCACGACCCGGCCGAACCCATTTTTATTTTCCTGTCTCTCCAGGCTGCACACGCTCCGTTAAAACCGCCCAAACCGTACATTTACCCCTACAGGGGGATGGGGAACGTGCCACGCCGGAAATACGCAGCGACGATATCTGTGGTGGATGAAGCGGTGCGGAACATCACGTACGCGCTACGGAAGTACGGATACTACCGCAACTCTGTCATCGTGTTCTCATCGGATAACGGAGCACAGCCGTTCACCGGCGGCAGCAACTGGCCTCTCAGAGGGAGGAAGGGAACGTACTGGGAGGGCGGGGTCCGAGGGGTGGGGTTCATACACAGCCCACTGATACGCCACAAGCGCAGAATCAGCAAAGAGCTAATCCATATCACGGACTGGTTCCCGACTCTGGTGCGACTGGCCGGTGGAAACGTTTCCCAGGAGCAGAATCTGGACGGATTTGATATCTGGCCGGTCATCAGCGAGAATAAAGCGTCGGCCAGATTCGAAATCCTGCACAACATCGATCCGCTGCACCGCCAAGGGTTCAGGTTCCCTCAGGGTGGCAAAGGAATCTGGGATACCGCGGTTCAGGCTGCCATACGAGTGGGAGATTGGAAGCTCCTGACCGGAGATCCTGGTCACGCCGACTGGATCCCTCCTCAGGTTCTGACCGGCTTCCCGACCGGCTGGTGGAACCTGGAGCGGAAGAGTTCGGAGGAAGAGAAGAAGTCGGTCTGGCTGTTCAACATCACGGCGGATCCGTGCGAGCGCAACGACCTGGCGGAGAAACGACCCGACGTGGTCAAGAAGCTCCTGCTGCGTCTGGCCCTCTACAACAGCACCGCCGTTCCCATCCGATACCCGCCGGACGACCCGCGCGCCGACCCGCAGAAGAACGGAGGAGCGTGGAGACCCTGGGTGAAGGACGAGGAGAACGAGGTGAACTGGGACGGCGTTTATTACAAACGCGGCCTGAACCGGAAGAGGAAGAAATGCCGACTGTGCAAAATCCAGTCGTTCTTCAAGAAGCTGAACAGAAAGATCCTGGTGAACAGGATCTAG